The Cygnus atratus isolate AKBS03 ecotype Queensland, Australia chromosome 17, CAtr_DNAZoo_HiC_assembly, whole genome shotgun sequence sequence CCCAGGAATCAGAACTGGCTGTGCATTACTTGAGTCTAAACATGATAAATTAAagccagaaaacagattttgactGTGCTAGCAGTGTGGGTGGACAAGCAAGTATCGTAAAACTGATTGGCTTTATCATAAAGGCCTGAATGAAGCTGTCAGGCTGCCAGCAAGATCTGCCCTGCTTGCAATGCTTGTCAGTTCCTTGGAGTGAAGGGTAGGAACTCCATCAAAGAACTGGTGTACTGCAGCAGCAACACAGATTCTTAGTTTTTTAAgtaagcttgatttttttttttttaaagttcaatgaattttgttttaagctCTCCAGGGAAACAGGCTGTTCCTAGGGTTGCAAAATCCTGACACTGCAGTGCTAAGGGTATTCAAGACCATGCACTTTGTTTTGGATACTGCGTGCTGTAACTGGCAGCTATGTGGGTTGCTAGTGACCACAGCAAAGCCACTTGTTGAAGAGAAGCTGCAGTCTCAGTTGGTGAGTGCAGACTTCTGTACCAGTTCATAGATGCGGTCTTCCAGCtgcagttttcacagaaaaaaggGTTGGAAACATCACACTTCACCAGGCTAGTGGCTGACAGAAATTAATGTTACCTTAACTGAGTCACAAACTGTTCTATCACTGTCAATTAAGGCAGTTGGTGCTTGTGTTCACTGCAGGCTGTACCAAGTAGGGCAACAGCTTAGACCCATCCTTTAGAGTCAGTTGCATCTTCCAAGCCTCATTATCACTTTATCCctgcagcaaaaacatttcagactgttttacctgttgaagaaaatgtttccttcatgCTTCAGGAAAACTGAATGCATGTGGGTGTTCAGCATTATTATTAGGCCTTGGGACTGCTCAGTTGCTGTAACAGGACAAAACCAGTGTGAGATCACCACTCATTTAAAACTTACTGAACTCAACCTAGCAGTAtgcattccttttatttaaaaagttgtcCTAATAGTGCATGTTGCACCTATACAAAAGAATCTTTACACTGTCCACACACAGGTATATAAGGGCTCCAACAGCTGCCACAGGTCTCAGCTAGATCATGTGCTAATGCAGCGTTCCTGGTACGTGGCATTTAGGtggaggggatgggggcagaAGTCAGCAGTACTGGGAACTCTTGGCAAGTGGAATGTGTGTCCCCATCAGGGACAGAAAGACCCCTGCCAATCCTAGATCCATCTGGGGAGAGGAATACGGATAAAGTCTGTAGGAAGAGCACCAGTGTCACAACAGGAAGTTTACCAGGCTGGAGCAGTATTGGCCAAACGTCTCATGCGCctaggaagagagaaagaggtaCAGTAAGTGTTGTGTTAGTCGTGTGAAGTCTTACTAAAACTGATGCTTTTGGGGAGGTTACCACAGCTTTGTCATCTCCTTAGATTTATTGCCCAGATGGAATTCCTTGGTCACTTAAGAGTGCCCCTTCTACGACACTATTCAGCAACAGCTTTTAGGGCAATTTTGCTCATTAAGTGGGATAAAACCAACTGCTACTAAGAACTATTCAGCCATAGCTGAGAAGCAAAACCATTCTGAATGTGttcatcagcagaaaaatactCCTGAGAAAGAGCTGAGACAGCACATTTACTGTTCCCATAACATATCTTTTGGAGAGATTCTAGCAGTTCACTTATACCTGCCAAAAGCAATTCAACCAAGTAGGAGCAAGTGCTCTTGACTTCCTGTTGAACACTGCTTAGTGGGTCTCTACAACAAGCAGAGCTCCTCCTGGAACCATGGAAGTGCTCCCATGCTGACAAACAGGTCAACATCAATCAGGCCGGAGCTGGGACCTTGCCCGTTCCTACATCAAACAGCACTTTATCCTACATAAAAGGAAGCCTTGTGGCAGGATGCTAGTTAGCATGAGAGTGCACGAAACTCCAGTGTTTTTGATGAATGCCTTCCTACAGAGACGAATCCCCCTCACAAGCAGAGAGctcaagggagaaaaaaaaaaaaggaaactttccTTCAAGCAGGAGATAGTTAAAATAGATGCTAAATATTTGTGGAGTGAGGTGATAACAGTTTAATATCCTGAAGCAAAAAGGCTATGAGTTTCTGTTGTGGTGTGCGAGTTTGAAATCCTGCCAGTTGGCTCTCAGAAGAGAGACGAACATCAAAGCTTTTAACTTCTGTCTTAAAGACAGGCCAGAATGAGAACTGTCTGAACGAGTGGCAGCACCTTGTATTTCTGTCCTGGTCTCTGATCTTCTTCTCCATCTCAGCATCTGTGAGGGTTTCCAGAAGAGGGCACCACTGGTCAGCATCCCCCGTGTTGCGAATCGCAATTTCCACAGTTGGCAAAGGGTTCTCGCTGCAGCGGCAGGGCAGAAGGCAACAAAGCAAGATCTGTCAGTGGTCACAGTTACCTCTGGGTTATCAGCCCAGATCCAAGACACAAGCACAACAGGGCATTAAAAGTTTTTCAGGCTTCAGCGTTCGCTTTTAGCCCCACTTAGCCCAGTCTGGTTCTCAGAAGTACCCCAGGGACAGACAGTTACCATCCGGTGGAGCCTGAAGTTTCTGGGAGACCAATTATTACCTCTCTATAACCACAAGAGAGGGGGTACATCAAAGCTACTGTGGCTGAAGCACTTCACTCCCATTAAGGCCATTATGTACCTTGCTCAGTGTTCAAACACAGCACAGGCAATGTTCCTATCTGTTTATTGATGCGGGGAGCACTTTTCCCAGAGCAGTAGCTGAGCAGGTACTGTCAAGGGGGCTCTTCCATCTAGTTCTGCTATTCTTAACTCTCACTTCCTAGCTGCAGTTTGCCTAGTACACCTCTAACAGCTCTTCTCTGGCACGTCTGGCTTTCTGGAAGCCTGGCAGAATGGAAACCTGACAGCAGAACAAGGATTGTTCTCCCAGTTGCCATGGAAGGGGTTGTCTTTTAGGACCTGCTGTTGCAACCAGAGACTGTGGTTACACCCAGCACGACCAATGAAGCACAAAGCTCAGTCCCAGATCACAAGATTGCTCCTCAGAGATCTGTCTGCCCTGAACAGCTGTATTATCACATGCACAAAAATGTTTACTGCTTCATTAGCCACTTTTCAGTAAAAGTCAACAGGAACTGACCAGGAGTAGCTTCCCAAATATTGACAGTGGAGCTGGAAGCCCAGCATAAATACAGAGGAGCCTCAGAatgtaaatgtttgctttgaatTCTAGAAAGCAGCTCAGCCTGAGCTGCACAAGTGTGCGTGTACGAGGAGCCCTCCCGCAGGTGTGTGCAAGATCCAGATCCTTCCCCAGGGACATGCCTCCACGCAGAATTTCAGCACTCACACATGGCTGTCTCAGCCACAGGAAGGAATTCAAATGCTGATCGCCACAGGAACAGACAATCTATATCAAAgctattaaacaaaaaattaatccAAAGCTTTTGGTATCTGATTCTGGAAGGAAACTTTATAGTCAGATCTACCTCCAGGATTGTGGATGTCCACCAAGCAACAATCAAATCCAGGAAATTCATCGTAGCCACAACATGCTACAAATTCCAGACTAACTGCTAGATCTTGACTTGGTAATATGGTCTCTACCTCTTTTACTGTGCTCAGCGCTGAGCACCCACTAGAATTAAATAGGGGCTGTAAAGCTAGCCTTGTGAGCATTGCTTATGTGCAAGCGATCCACGTTTCTGTAGCATAGAATcagacataaaatgaaaaatcctccCTCAGCTCCTAACCTCTAAAGAAACAGAGCTACACCCCCCCCCATTGGTTTTTTAAACAAGAGGTGCTGGCAGAATGACTGCAATGCCCTGTCAGCTGCAGGATTTCCACTGGAGAGTGGAGTCCAAGTGGCAGTAGCGTCACAGGCACACCAATACCCAGGTTTCCTTTGGAAGGGCAGCTCCTCAGGAAAGTGGGCTTGGTGTGTGAGGGAGCATCACTCTGGCCTGGAAGGCAAAGCCCTGGCTATGAAGCACTGTGTGCTGCCCCTAGGAACAAGTCAGCAACGAGGCAGGAAGCACTGCAGCACACCATCCCCCTGAAAATCCCACCTGCATCATTACCTGCCTGCTTCCTGTCCTGCCACTTCCACCGGGCTCTCAAGTTCTTTGTTTTGCACAGAGCAGGCCAGCTGAAAGGACAGCCCTGGAGTTCAACTAAACAAGAGTTTCACCTCTTCCCTCAGATGATTAAGAGGCTCATGACTTCACAAACCCCCAATCCCTGGAGATATTAAGGTTCTTTTGATATATCTGAAGCAGACCCTTTCCTTACATCGGTGGAATGACTTCGGAACAACCCCCACTCCTGTGGTTTGGGAATTCAGGAACTAACCAACCACAAAACCCAAATATCATTAATCAACAGGAAGGTTTCAGAAGTACtcctttgcaggaaaaaaagagggaataaGAGGGCATGTTTGTACTATGACACAAAACAAGGCTTAAATTAagtgtttttccctctgaacaGTTCATGGCTATGTATGTTGTTCTTTTGGGgttcttcttcctgtttttgaTTCTCCCCCTTTACAATACTGCAACAAGCTAAAGAAGGCCTGAAATCTACCTATTTCAACTACCCCTAAATTGAAGCACTCCTTAGCAACTAGAGATGGATATATGTTTTTAGAGAGCATAATGTAAAGTTGGCATTAATCTGATACACCTGCGAGAGCCTGGATAGCGTTGAATAAAACCTTACTTGCCGTGAGTTAGAAAGATCGATACAAAGGGAGAAATGAGCCCCCCCAACAATTAAGTATGTACACAGATTAATTTTGGGATTCAGGTATCTGCAATAGgagaaaaagcacaggaaagTGGCACAGGAAAGGCATCACATTGCCATCTATTACCTCATCAGTTCTCTGGAGCACATACCCATTGCTCTTACAGGTGATGTGATCCCACACGGGATCTGCAAATATCAATCAGCTGTCATGGATGGCAACGCAGAAGTCACCTCCCCACCTCTATGCTAAGAGTTCAGTTTCCATGTGGTCAAGAGCCCCTCTCCATTGTCTCATATGAACCACGTTGGGGATCATTTTAGAAGCAAGTTTCCTTAAATCGACCTCTTCAGAACTGGTGTCAACAGCACCTTTCCCCCACCTCTGCAAATGCATCATTTGCTGAACTCTCAAACTTCCTCAAGTAACACCATGGCGCGAGGTCAAAAAAAACCCGCCAGCACGCATTAAGGGATATTTACAGACTGCAGACTCAGCAACATATGGAGGATAACATCAGTACAGTAACTTGCCACAGAACACGGCACGGCACAACTGGAAATGATTATTATTAGGAGACAAGTTACAAAGCTGACTAATCAAACCTGACACTGCTGCATTCCAGCTATGAGAACAGCCTCTGATCAAGCCAACTTTAACTTCAGTCACGGTAGAGAGCTGCAGTGTCAGTCTGCCCTAGATCAAAATACCAAGGCTTGAGAGAGCATATGACCCAAGTCAGGCAGAgttcatgaaacagaaaagcactggTCATTCACATACATTAGAAGAAGGAGGTACAAGGTGTTCTGTCACTGTTAATTACAACAGCCTTTCTCTGTGGCAAAAGCTGATGTTTCACTGACATGCCCCACCAAAAGATACTTGAGCAGAAGCAGAGGCTGGTTGAGCTGCACCAGGCTCTACTTtagaacaaaacacagcaggtgCTAGATCAAACTGCTTCATTTGTTCACCAGTTAGGCAGCCAGTGACAACCAGAGAGAGGACTGTGTCTGAGATGTGACTACACAAGTGTCACTAATGTTCTGAGTGCTTTGGTTAGATCCACCACTTGCATTCCTGTTATCCAGAAGAGTCCACCTATTTCATACAAACAGTACACGATGCTCTAACGTGCCTCTTGTACCTCACCAGTAACATCTAACCATCCTGTGATGTGTGACACAGTCACTTCAAGGCAGACAGCCACCcaaaacactgaggaaaaaaggaaactgtcTACACTGCTAACTTTGCACAAGCAGTGGTCTTTAAATGATACTGTCTCTATGGAGATCTCTAGATAATGAAATATACAAAATGcccaagaaagaaaagggctTTAGTTGCACCCTACATTTCTCATCTGATaaacttgtttaaaaagaaCGTGGTTTTATGAGCCAGTGGGCACATGAATGTGAGAAGCCAAACACTGttgccatggaaaaaaaaagtagaggagGATAGAGTGGGCGTAAGCCCTAAGGACCAATTTCAAATTTAACTTTCTGCATCAGGTCGGCTGTTCAAGATTCATTGATGCTAACAGCCACGAGTAAGAACACACATCCACACCCCTGCTAGGAAGGTGACAGTTCTGTACCTGAAGGCGTATGTCTTCTGATGCCAACTCAGCTGTCCTCGGATGCTGTAGGCAATAGTAGTGACAAACTCCCCGCCCAGACCAAGCTCTGAGCACAGCTTCAAGGCAAACTTCTCTGGTGAATTCTCCTTCTCTGACATATCCCATTCGAACTGGTCTACAAGGGAGATGTTCCCTACATGGATGTTTAGCTGGAGACAAGGAAAGAACAAGTCATTTGTTTCCATCTCTTGCAATAGTTTGTCAAAGGTAATTTAACTTAGGAGGTGgaggctggagaagtggagaAGTAAATCCTAGTTCATTACATCTACAGAGCTCCTTAATTGAATTCTTAAGTTCAGTAACAAAGACAACTCAGCTTTGGTCACCAAGGTTCAGTTCTTACAAAGGAAACCACAATGCTTTAAATGAACTCTTTCATCATCTCAGGGGTTGGCACATGAATGTTTAGTAATCTGCTAGTGTGGTCTTGTTCTCAATACAAAGGACAAAATCTAATCTGGACACAGGACTGGAATTAAGAGCTCCTTGGCTTTGAGGGAAGCCTTTGTACTCCTCCTCCCCTCTAACATAACCAGAGAAATGCAATTGGTTCGGTTCTCATTCTACTGCTTTCCTGTATTACCTTAATAATAACTCGTTGGTCTGACTGATCTTCTAGAATACTGTCCGTTGGGTATGACTCGATCTGTTGTCGGATGGCAGAGGCAATAGCAGGGACAAACGTCAGAGGATTCAAATCCAGGTCATCGCAAAGAATCTCAGAGAACATTTCTGGGGTCATTAGCTTTTCTGATacagaacaagaacaaacagaCACTTAACTTTCTCAGCCACCAATGCCTGCCATTTACAGAATACACAAAATTAAGCTTATAGTGTGAAGAGCGGAATTCTAAACGCATCACGTTTTGCTGATGAAAGGGGCTTTTGTCCCAGGGTTGTACACGTGCACACCGACACAGGGATTTGACCTGTATCAGCTTTCTTTACTTGCCCCATGGAGATAACACAGCTACGGTCTAATAATCCACATATGTAAAGGAGCCATACATATTAATTGTTTGGTATTTAAGTATCGCAGCTGACAGAATAGTTCCATTAGGCTGCTGAGCTGATGAACTGGGTCAGGAGCTAACAAGCCAGTTAAACTCTTCAGACTACATGCATCCAGGAACAACTGGAACTCATGGAAGTGGCAGGGCATCTGCTACGAGACACGAGAGCTGACCACAACCCACCAAGTGACAGGGCTTTAAAGCTTTGTGTGTATGGGGCTCATGCTTGTTCTCTCTTCATACTCAGTGATGAATGCAACAGTATCTCTCCAGCCTCAGGAAACCCTCCTTCCTACATACCATTCATGTTCCATGTAAACGCATCTCTGAGTTTCTGCCCATCAATTTCCATATCGAGCCTGATAGGAACCAGAACCTCCGGCTGGGATGCATTCTCATGGATGACTGCTGGGTCATGGTCATCGAAGCTAATACAAAGAGCAACAATACAGTATTTGCGCTAGAAAATGATACATCTGGCATCCTCCATAGAAAGAAGGAGCTGTTTGTTGGAAACCATCCCCATACTCCAACTCCCCAGTCTTCAGACAGACTCCTCAGGACGGGTACAAAGCTATGGCAACCAATAGCGAGTTTATCACCTTTTATGCACCTATCTTAATacatttctgcaaataaaacaaggaTGCCTTTCTAAGACAATGTTTTATCCTGTTTTCCTCAACttttacatggaaaatgaaagcagcctTTTTCAACGAATAAATTAAAGTTACAGGAATATGTCAATGAGAGGCAGTCTCAGTCCTTTGCAGAGAGGGTTTTGCAGGCTCCTCAAATGACAAATGCTTAGCAAATCAGCAGAAAGTACAAGGAACTGATCAGGAAACGTATCGACCATTTTCCTGACAGGAGAGCCTCCTCTCTGAGCCACAGATGGCTGCTGTAAAGAAGAGCCTCACGGCATACAGTTGAACTAAGAACCTCCAATTTAGGGAACTATAGGCCTCATCTATTAGAGAAGAAATGCAGACCCTGGCAGTACGTCATGTTGGTGACTATGCTTTTCAGAAGAAGGAAGCTTACCACAGAGGGAAAGTCCTCTTCTTATCCCTGCCCATGCGATTTCTGTTAATCGTTGTTGAGCACGGCACCGCATCCAGGTGATGAGAGCTGTTGGGCAAAGTCGGTACCCACTGGTTGTTCCTCTTTGCCTTCTGTTCTCTGAAGAAGAAGAATGGATGTTAACCTGCAGACCCTGAACACCACTGCTGTTATTTAAGGAAtagtataattttaaattacgAGCTCCTGCCTAATGATAGTTCGACTGAGATCTCATGTTCCACGCTAGCCTCCAGGAAGCCCATTCTCCAGATCATAACTATTCTTCATATATGAGCCCAGGTGTGCCATTATAAATACTAGGTTCATATTTggattttctgtctgtatttacAGAGGGGCTGCTGAGAAATATGATGTCTCCAGCAGACGGTACGTGTACGGAGTGTTCTGCAAAACATCTGTTACAGTTGGAATGGAGCAATCGCAAAATGAGCTGCATCATCAAACactaatgtttttcttcctgttgtacGTGGGCAGTAACCTAATCCTTACATTCTGAAGATCTTCATTTGCCCAACTCTGTAAATGTATGCTAGCACAGACGGGCAAGCATCCTCCTGGGCAAGGCCCTGGGTTTATGTGATTTCTAACGGGACAGGACAGCACTTCTTATCCACGCCAACGCCTTCCAAGCAGCTCTGTTCTGATGTTGGCCCTCACCAATGCTGGTTACCTGAGGTAGGTGGGAGGTTCTGTGCTGATAGACACTGCCTTGTACTTCTCATCATTTCCATCCAAGATCTCTTCCACTTCAGAGGCCTTTAACAGTGTCACACTAGTGGCTAATGTCGTATAGCCGTGATCTATTACCAAGAAAGATACCAGTAATTAACGTGGAAAAGTACTACATAGCAATATGGCATTAATAAGCTGAAGAGTGAAAAGCCCTTCCTGCCAGGTGGGACAACAACAGGTTACCAAATGGTGTGAGTGTGTGACACAAAAGTGCTTTGGGCTTCATTTGTCTTCTTGCAGAAGGAGTCCGGACACAAGAGAGTTAGAATTGCATGGGCTTCTCTCAATTATTATCACTGTACTTCACAATAGCATCCTAAACCTACTTTGCAGACTGGATTTACCAGGAGACTCTGGGAACTGTACTGGGCTTCTAGAGTAGGGAGACATTCGACCAGAGAACTAAGATGTGGCTTTTATCAATCATGGATGAACCTAGTTCTTCCAGGTTGCAACTTATTTACAGAACGTACTCGTTTCTTCTAGGAGATTTACTTGAGATGGAAAAGAatgttagcaaaaaaaaaatccaaaacacctGGAAAAAAGTCCTTAAATCCTCATAAACATTAGTTTTAAAGCTTATCTaatgtgcttttatttaaggggagaaaaacatttttttcctaccctgAGTTGCCTTCTGCAATCACATGGTTTAGCTCTGCACATCTACAATGATGTAAAATCTCTTTCACAACCTTCTGAGGGGAAAAGCCCAGAAAAACATAAATCCTCAGTGGATTCAAGGTTGGAAATGGAGAGTTAACGGTCAATACAAAAGCAAGTCACTGGACAGACACATTGGACATCAATGAAAGCTAAGCCAGGGGAGCACAAACCAGCAAGACTTGGAAAAGGGGGAGAACCTCAGGACAGATCTTGCTGAATTGCACAAACCATCTGCGTCTGAGAGTCCCTTAAtgttctgagaaagaaaagttcagCATGCGATGAGGATGCACAATTAGGACGACCACAGGGAGAGATCAGAGGAAGACGATGAGACATTAATGTATACTGTAACAGCACCAAAGGTCACAGTGGAGATTCCTACTCTAGCACAGCTAAAAACAACACACAGATAAGACTTACATCTCCTGGGACTGTGAGACCGCTGATtttctgttgggaaaaaaaaaaaaaaaaagagcaacaggTCACCAGGACACTTGGAGGAAGGAGACATAAGTCTAGAatgaactatttatttttattatgcctTAGCCTGAAGAGTGCATGACAAGTTCTATTGCTAAGAAATATAACTGCTTTTTATTAGTCTCCCATCAACTATAACACCAAGACAGCTGTATTCTTACTGTAGCAGTTACATCAGTAGCAACGTACCACCACAAATTCCGGGAGCCATAAACTTTCAGTCCTTGCAAGGACAGAATTTAAGTAAAGATGCACATTTCCAATGGGACATCCTTGCAACATTCCCGCCTGTTTGACAAAAGGGACAAAAATGGCCCTCTCTGCCAACAAAAGTCTCTTCTaaaatggtatttattttgAGACGTGGCTTTTGCATTTTGATGAATGCAGCCAACCCCAGGAAAGCCACAAGGCTCATTTTGATTTCAGATCATGTTTGATCAGTTCACATTCTCTGCAAGGTAGAACCAGGAGCTAATGTGCCAttgctgcaggctgctccaTCACCGAGGTGATGAAGCCCTCTGCAGCGTGAATCTAAAGCGATGTTCACAGTTGCAGAAGCTTCTGAACCTCAGAGAAAGTTTTTCAAGGCAATCTTTCAGACTTCAGTACTCATCTTCTCACCATGTGAAGATGCCActatcttcttcctttcttccacagTGGCTAGTCGTCTCCAGAGTGAGGGGTATCTCTTGTACAGGGAACCCCGAAACATACGCAGGTAATTCCCCacctacagaaagaaaagcagaagcataGCCTGGAAATGTATTCCATTCAGAGAAATTCTGAGCAGAAGCTGAAATGAATTCAGCTCTTTGTAATGATGCCAGACCTCaggagaagatttttttaaacgTTTTTTGCAATTGACTGTGTTGGGTTTAGCATTATAACACACAATTTTTGcagcaatacagaaaacagcttttatgAGCTCTTATTTCACTAGCCTGATAACAAAGTCCTATCTATTgacaaaaatcaatttaataggaaaaaaaaaaacacatttgtttacatgtatttttgaaCAATTTTAACTTTACTTCAATTGCTGTTTCAATGCACAATGCTCTGTAGGAATTTAATCAAACCAGATACCCAGCTCTCTGACAGTGTCACTTTCACATTGAACCTCTGTGCCATCCAGACATTGCTTGGATAGAGCAAACACCCCAAAACTgcctttggttttattttaaaacctctGAACATGCAAAATATGATCACTGCCAGAAATCCCGTTCCAAACTTACTTAACACCTgtacagcagctctgctcttcctggcacaaCGTCCTCACTTGTGCTGAAGGCTACAGCAAGCCTTGCTGAACAACAGCAGGATTTATAGACTCTGAAACCAATTTTTCAGATGGGTGCTACGCTCACAGCCTGCCACAAAGAGCTTTTATTCCTTAACAAGAGTCTTTTTGATCTTAACGTCCACGTTCAGATAATTATTAATTGTATCTGTTGCTCATCAAGAGATGAATTAGTGGCAGGCAGAAAAGGCAacccctcttcctcttccacgTGCGTGGCACGGCGATTTCACCGATGTGCTGCCCGCAGCGCCGGCTCTTTCAACCCTCGCACTTCTCGGCTCTTACAACCCTCACACTTGTCACAGGAGGCCCCCGAGCCCCGCTGCAGAGGCCCAGCAGCCACCCAGCCCCCCAGGAACCCCTTTCTCCACCGGGTGGGGCCGGAACACGCTTGTTTTCCCCCCCGCTTCCACCCGTGGCGGTTTCTGCGGTGCTGAAGCGGCCTTGTCCCGGCTCCCCGCGGCCAGAGCGGGCCGAGCACCGTGCCGGGAGCGGGGCGAGCCGCCGTGCGGCGGCGGTGCTcagcccccggagcccccgTCCCGCTCCGTGCAGCcgggcggccccgcagcccccccccggccccgctccccccgccgccgcccggccccatTGTCCGCACCTCGGAGCCGATCATGTAGAACTCGCCGTCCTCCTCCAGCTGGAACTTGACGGGCTTCTGCCCGAACGTTTTGCTCAGCGCCATCATCATCAtcgcggcggcgggggcggccccggcggccTGGCGGGGGCTGAGGGGCCGGCGGCGGAGCGCAGCGAGCgggggcagcgccgcggccTACTCGGGCTCGGCTCCGCGCATGCTCCCGCTCGGCGGCCCCCAGCGGCGGCAGCgcccggagcggggcgggcCCGGCCTGGCCCGGcccttcccgccccccccccacgccctGCCCGGCTGCTGCCCGGCCCCTTCCCGGCCCGGTGCCCCGCGCCCTGCCCGCCTTCAgccggccctgcccgcccctTGGCGCCTCGCGGTTCGCCGAGGCCGTTAACGGCCGCGCTGAGGCGAAGGCAAGGCGGCACGTAGAAAAG is a genomic window containing:
- the SMARCB1 gene encoding SWI/SNF-related matrix-associated actin-dependent regulator of chromatin subfamily B member 1 produces the protein MMMMALSKTFGQKPVKFQLEEDGEFYMIGSEVGNYLRMFRGSLYKRYPSLWRRLATVEERKKIVASSHENQRSHSPRRYHGYTTLATSVTLLKASEVEEILDGNDEKYKAVSISTEPPTYLREQKAKRNNQWVPTLPNSSHHLDAVPCSTTINRNRMGRDKKRTFPLCFDDHDPAVIHENASQPEVLVPIRLDMEIDGQKLRDAFTWNMNEKLMTPEMFSEILCDDLDLNPLTFVPAIASAIRQQIESYPTDSILEDQSDQRVIIKLNIHVGNISLVDQFEWDMSEKENSPEKFALKLCSELGLGGEFVTTIAYSIRGQLSWHQKTYAFSENPLPTVEIAIRNTGDADQWCPLLETLTDAEMEKKIRDQDRNTRRMRRLANTAPAW